A window from Theobroma cacao cultivar B97-61/B2 chromosome 3, Criollo_cocoa_genome_V2, whole genome shotgun sequence encodes these proteins:
- the LOC18606706 gene encoding uncharacterized protein LOC18606706 has product MGNCLKTSRSRQLVEEEEIEEQLGEIREATGFQKGNDGIGKGSIKVKIVLTKEELELFLLKLKNNNGGKSFEDLLAEMEKARSGKADSWRPSLESIMEVDDPEELEMDRS; this is encoded by the coding sequence ATGGGGAATTGCTTGAAGACATCCAGATCAAGGCAGCTGGTGGAAGAAGAGGAAATAGAAGAGCAGCTAGGAGAGATTCGTGAAGCAACGGGGTTTCAGAAGGGAAATGATGGTATTGGGAAAGGGAGCATAAAAGTGAAGATAGTGCTTACAAAGGAGGAGCTAGAGTTGTTTCTGCTGAAGCTGAAGAACAACAATGGAGGGAAGAGCTTCGAGGATCTTTTGGCGGAAATGGAGAAAGCGAGGTCGGGAAAAGCAGATTCTTGGAGACCTTCATTGGAGAGTATCATGGAGGTCGACGACCCTGAAGAGCTTGAAATGGACAGATCATGA
- the LOC18606709 gene encoding uncharacterized protein LOC18606709 — translation MGAAQAMRRIPRIKFPQRHPNPSGSGLQPQAGTKPGDGDLTFFSSSKAPTTVGGKASLQPKRTPVSNEEIEAILFGGCF, via the exons ATGGGCGCAGCGCAAGCGATGAGGAGAATCCCTCGCATCAAATTTCCCCAAAGACACCCCAATCCTTCCG GTTCTGGATTGCAGCCTCAAGCTGGAACAAAACCCGGTGATGGTGATCTAACTTTCTTCTCTAGCTCTAAGGCTCCTACAACTGTTGGAGGGAAAGCTTCTCTTCAGCCTAAAAGAACACCTGTTTCCAATGAGGAAATTGAGGCTATTTTG TTCGGTGGCTGTTTCTGA
- the LOC18606708 gene encoding NAD(P)H-quinone oxidoreductase subunit S, chloroplastic isoform X2: MASSITLPSLQGSLLRSRFLGQNPISHRPHKSAFPVVKQPKTFCAKFDLFEILGGRGLCNGEKGLEVELKRNVEEASSPATKDEQRSGSTAISVPEDAFEKELMGLTGGFPGGEKGLKKFVEENPPPARQSVSDSRITDGKAGVLFEGGNWDRLITFRLDELERREKGPPMKNPKSAVLEAMLEKDQK, translated from the exons ATGGCTTCTTCTATCACTCTCCCCAGCCTTCAAGGTTCTTTGCTGCGATCTCGATTCCTTGGACAAAACCCCATTTCCCATCGTCCTCACAAGTCAGCTTTCCCAGTTGTCAAACAGCCTAAGACCTTTTGTGCTAAGTTTGATTTGTTTGAAATCCTGGGAGGTAGGGGACTCTGCAATGGAGAAAAAGGCCTAGAAGTTGAGCTCAAGAGAAACGTAGAGGAGGCATCATCACCTGCTACAAAAGATGAACAAAGGTCTGGCAGCACGGCAATCTCAGTTCCAGAAGATGCTTTTGAAAAGGAGCTGATGGGGCTAACTGGAGGGTTTCCTGGTGGTGAAAAGGGATTGAAAAAGTTCGTTGAGGAAAACCCACCTCCAGCAAGGCAGTCAGTTTCAGATTCA CGGATCACTGATGGAAAGGCGGGGGTCCTTTTTGAGGGAGGAAACTGGGACCGGCTGATCACGTTTCGCCTTGACGAGCTTGAACGCAGAGAAAAGGGCCCCCCAATGAAGAATCCCAAGTCTGCTGTTCTTGAAGCTATGCTAGAGAAGGATCAAAAGTGA
- the LOC18606708 gene encoding NAD(P)H-quinone oxidoreductase subunit S, chloroplastic isoform X1: MASSITLPSLQGSLLRSRFLGQNPISHRPHKSAFPVVKQPKTFCAKFDLFEILGGRGLCNGEKGLEVELKRNVEEASSPATKDEQRSGSTAISVPEDAFEKELMGLTGGFPGGEKGLKKFVEENPPPARQSVSDSVSIARLAATKKPKPPELPLLMPGMIAIVKNPNNPFYMYCGIVQRITDGKAGVLFEGGNWDRLITFRLDELERREKGPPMKNPKSAVLEAMLEKDQK; encoded by the coding sequence ATGGCTTCTTCTATCACTCTCCCCAGCCTTCAAGGTTCTTTGCTGCGATCTCGATTCCTTGGACAAAACCCCATTTCCCATCGTCCTCACAAGTCAGCTTTCCCAGTTGTCAAACAGCCTAAGACCTTTTGTGCTAAGTTTGATTTGTTTGAAATCCTGGGAGGTAGGGGACTCTGCAATGGAGAAAAAGGCCTAGAAGTTGAGCTCAAGAGAAACGTAGAGGAGGCATCATCACCTGCTACAAAAGATGAACAAAGGTCTGGCAGCACGGCAATCTCAGTTCCAGAAGATGCTTTTGAAAAGGAGCTGATGGGGCTAACTGGAGGGTTTCCTGGTGGTGAAAAGGGATTGAAAAAGTTCGTTGAGGAAAACCCACCTCCAGCAAGGCAGTCAGTTTCAGATTCAGTAAGTATTGCTAGACTTGCTGCCACAAAGAAGCCAAAACCACCAGAATTGCCACTTTTAATGCCTGGAATGATCGCAATTGTTAAGAATCCTAACAACCCATTCTACATGTACTGCGGTATTGTGCAGCGGATCACTGATGGAAAGGCGGGGGTCCTTTTTGAGGGAGGAAACTGGGACCGGCTGATCACGTTTCGCCTTGACGAGCTTGAACGCAGAGAAAAGGGCCCCCCAATGAAGAATCCCAAGTCTGCTGTTCTTGAAGCTATGCTAGAGAAGGATCAAAAGTGA
- the LOC18606710 gene encoding uncharacterized protein LOC18606710, with product MDDSLGKIKVIPDHFQVSTPSADSLQIRSSPVSQPSIDNSSRSCSSLWSGRKLRSAALMLNLFSLRGLPWSSGAGQEKVQLTAAELESLRSELADIEEREAHLKARLEHIDEILRSARLTGYLYIRTRWTALPGEPAPIDDNDVDDWLPRFVVLHGQCIFFYLFSTDLSPQDSTLLSDIVEVGSLPSFTREDEGTQYSFYILTRQGLRYECSHVSKIQVDTWLSALQTDCKLDPIFRSASRAARSLLSASKSSRFYSEGRAVAAAAAVSLGGKVPLLASAYGRTGPTNASRGWLSGVFALPVAAYMLQEQEAHAAEMERTFIAIKPDGVQRGLISEIISRFERKGFKLVAIKILVPSKEFAQQHYDDLKERPFFSGLCEFLSSGPVVAMVWEGEGVIKYGRKLIGATDPQKSEPGTIRGDLAVVVGRNIIHGSDGPETAKNEINLWFKPQELVSYTSNAEKWIYGVN from the exons ATGGATGACAGTCTTGGGAAGATAAAGGTGATTCCAGATCATTTTCAAGTCTCAACTCCCAGTGCTGACTCTCTTCAAATCAGAAGTTCACCTGTTTCACAGCCAAGTATTGATAATTCTTCAAG GTCCTGTAGCAGTTTATGGTCTGGTCGAAAATTGAGAAGTGCTGCATTAATGTTGAATCTGTTCAGTTTACGTGGATTGCCATGGAGTTCTGGTGCTGGTCAGGAAAAG GTTCAGTTGACTGCTGCAGAGTTGGAATCACTTAGATCAGAACTTGCGGATATAGAAGAGAGAGAAGCTCACTTGAAAGCTCG GTTGGAAcatattgatgaaattttgcGGTCAGCTCGTCTTACCGGCTATTTGTACATCCGAACG AGGTGGACTGCTTTACCTGGAGAACCTGCTCCTATTGATGATAACGATGTTGACGACTGGCTTCCTCGATTTGTTGTTCTTCATGGCCAATGTATATTCTTCTATTTATTCTCCACAG ATTTGAGCCCTCAGGATTCAACCCTGCTCTCTGATATTGTTGAAGTAGGTTCTCTGCCCAGCTTTACAAGAGAAGATGAAGGGACGCAATAttccttttatattttaactCGTCAAGGACTGCGCTATGAGTGTTCACATGTTTCTAAAATACAG GTGGACACCTGGTTATCAGCGTTGCAGACAGACTGCAAGCTGG ACCCA ATTTTCAGATCTGCTTCTAGAGCTGCCAGGTCTCTCCTTTCAGCTTCCAAGAGCTCTCGCTTTTACTCTG AAGGGCGAGCAGTAGCTGCTGCTGCAGCAGTTTCACTCGGTGGTAAGGTGCCTCTTTTAGCTTCAGCTTATGGAAGGACTGGTCCCACCAATGCATCTAGAGGATGGCTTTCAGGAGTTTTTGCTCTTCCAGTGGCAG CTTACATGCTTCAGGAGCAGGAGGCTCATGCTGCAGAG ATGGAGCGCACCTTCATTGCTATCAAGCCTGATGGAGTACAAAGAGGGCTG ATTTCAGAAATCATATCTCGTTTTGAGCGCAAAGGGTTCAAGCTTGTGGCTATAAAGATATTGGTTCCTTCAAAGGAATTTGCCCAGCAACATTATGATGACTTGAAGGAAAGACCCTTCTTCAGTGGCCTATGTGAATTCCTCAGCTCAGGCCCTGTTGTTGCTATG GTCTGGGAAGGAGAGGGAGTGATTAAATACGGCCGGAAACTCATTGGAGCAACAGATCCTCAGAAATCAGAGCCGGGAACCATCAGAGGTGATCTCGCAGTCGTTGTTGGAAG AAATATAATTCACGGCAGTGATGGTCCTGAGACCGCCAAGAACGAAATAAACTTGTGGTTCAAGCCACAAGAATTGGTTAGCTATACAAGCAACGCAGAGAAGTGGATCTATGGAGTCAACTGA
- the LOC18606712 gene encoding chromatin modification-related protein EAF1 isoform X2, whose translation MAAKPLTSEAIALTEKKMDMTLDDIIKMSKNSTKAKKQQRAPIKSQKPVNNAAKEKALKVQQYMDSRSSLRQGVLAQRRSNFQGNRFPLAAEAARRAAIAPIRVRAFNGSRVANMNKPRIGAPPVQRRAVNGGFAAKPHQQQQQQQQQQEQQGNVATKQRPQTLDSLFANMKEQRMRVLSRQHNTAQRNGGGRQRMPWGRGRFGN comes from the exons ATGGCGGCTAAACCACTTACAAGTGAAGCAATTGCACtcacagaaaagaaaatggataTGACGTTGG ATGATATCATTAAAATgtcaaaaaattcaactaaagCCAAGAAGCAGCAAAGGGCTCCG ATTAAAAGTCAGAAACCTGTGAATAATGCTGCAAAAGAGAAGGCTTTGAAGGTGCAACAGTATATGGACTCACGGTCCTCTCTTAGACAG GGGGTTCTCGCGCAAAGAAGGTCAAATTTCCAGGGGAACCGATTCCCTTTGGCAGCTGAGGCCGCACGTAGGGCTGCAATTGCCCCAATTCGGGTTAGAGCTTTTAATGGTAGCAGGGTGGCTAATATGAATAAACCAAG GATTGGAGCACCACCCGTCCAAAGGAGGGCTGTAAATGGAGGCTTTGCTGCAAAG CCACatcagcagcagcagcagcagcagcagcagcaggagcagcaaggaaatgtagcaACTAAGCAAAGGCCTCAGACGCTGGATTCGCTGTTTGCCAATATGAAGGAACAGCGAATGAGGGTGTTGTCACGTCAGCACAATACTGCACAACGCAATGGTGGTGGCCGGCAAAGAATGCCTTGGGGAAGGGGCCGGTTCGGCAACTGA
- the LOC18606712 gene encoding maternal protein pumilio isoform X1, translated as MAAKPLTSEAIALTEKKMDMTLDDIIKMSKNSTKAKKQQRAPIKSQKPVNNAAKEKALKVQQYMDSRSSLRQGVLAQRRSNFQGNRFPLAAEAARRAAIAPIRVRAFNGSRVANMNKPSRIGAPPVQRRAVNGGFAAKPHQQQQQQQQQQEQQGNVATKQRPQTLDSLFANMKEQRMRVLSRQHNTAQRNGGGRQRMPWGRGRFGN; from the exons ATGGCGGCTAAACCACTTACAAGTGAAGCAATTGCACtcacagaaaagaaaatggataTGACGTTGG ATGATATCATTAAAATgtcaaaaaattcaactaaagCCAAGAAGCAGCAAAGGGCTCCG ATTAAAAGTCAGAAACCTGTGAATAATGCTGCAAAAGAGAAGGCTTTGAAGGTGCAACAGTATATGGACTCACGGTCCTCTCTTAGACAG GGGGTTCTCGCGCAAAGAAGGTCAAATTTCCAGGGGAACCGATTCCCTTTGGCAGCTGAGGCCGCACGTAGGGCTGCAATTGCCCCAATTCGGGTTAGAGCTTTTAATGGTAGCAGGGTGGCTAATATGAATAAACCAAG CAGGATTGGAGCACCACCCGTCCAAAGGAGGGCTGTAAATGGAGGCTTTGCTGCAAAG CCACatcagcagcagcagcagcagcagcagcagcaggagcagcaaggaaatgtagcaACTAAGCAAAGGCCTCAGACGCTGGATTCGCTGTTTGCCAATATGAAGGAACAGCGAATGAGGGTGTTGTCACGTCAGCACAATACTGCACAACGCAATGGTGGTGGCCGGCAAAGAATGCCTTGGGGAAGGGGCCGGTTCGGCAACTGA
- the LOC18606713 gene encoding uncharacterized protein LOC18606713 — translation MTLNIASSPWLSRFSPPIFTKLPEYSPNNSNSTSSSNATLLFLLLRTNSLSSLKTNKPFKPRASLKNTQSNGVLEGEETSVLNEELLSRVSATKDADEALEMIDQSQSESSEQRYGGVVSGSDCRLIISAALDRNNADLALSVFYAMRSSFDTGVSENGPLVDRWKWSRPNVGIYTTLVQGLAVSLRVSDALRMIDDICRIGVSPGEEVPFGKVVRCPICTIAVGVAQPQLGIQIVCCAKCRYKYELVSGNIVSVDSEEISMEIPAWKRGLKSLRILKQSIPAAVHSIVVQTPSGVARTHRFATERVDLPAQEGERVTIACAAPSNVYREVGPFKFSPKDPNLYPGEPMCLTNHKDGRESQLLRAPAKDGNSSLLNPAFLIPILTVLAAGDAASGIIDPSLPQLLSVAAVGSLAVGATLNAVIFPQLNMLPQRSVETTAIKQQLLSQYDVLQSRIRDLKEAAEKEVWMLARMCQLDNKIFAIGESSYRARRSRIKRVREGLENSLRGRIELIDSYARISSMIEIEVEMDSDVLAAEAASNAETIAEQIQQIMELENLEEKWKLQAEANDEAEKLLSSQSIPTEQI, via the exons ATGACTCTGAACATAGCTTCTTCACCTTGGCTGTCTCGCttttctcctccaatcttcaCAAAACTGCCCGAATATTCTCCAAACAACAGCAACAGCACCAGCAGCAGCAACGCTACTCTTTTGTTTCTCCTTTTACGCACCAATTCCCTCTCTTCTCTCAAAACTAACAAACCTTTCAAACCCAGAGCTTCATTAAAAAACACCCAATCAAACGGCGTCCTTGAAGGGGAGGAAACCTCCGTTTTAAACGAGGAGTTACTGAGCAGAGTCTCGGCTACCAAAGATGCGGACGAAGCACTGGAAATGATCGATCAGAGTCAGAGTGAAAGCAGTGAACAACGATATGGCGGCGTTGTGAGTGGCTCTGATTGTCGTTTGATAATAAGCGCCGCGCTTGATCGTAACAATGCTGACTTGGCTTTGTCTGTTTTCTACGCCATGCGTTCCAGTTTCGACACAG GCGTAAGTGAGAATGGGCCATTGGTTGATAGATGGAAATGGTCAAGACCCAATGTCGGTATCTACACTACATTAGTTCAGGGCTTGGCAGTATCGTTAAGGGTCTCTGATGCTCTTAGAATGATCGATGATATTTGCCGAATAGGAGTTTCTCCTGGTGAGGAG GTTCCTTTTGGGAAGGTTGTAAGATGTCCCATTTGTACCATAGCTGTTGGTGTTGCTCAACCACAACTTGGAATTCAG ATTGTATGTTGTGCCAAATGCCGCTACAAGTATGAGCTTGTTTCTGGCAACATAGTTAGTGTTGACTCAGAGGAAATCAG CATGGAGATTCCAGCATGGAAAAGGGGGCTAAAATCTCTGCGGATACTGAAGCAAAGCATTCCTGCTGCTGTTCACTCTATTGTG GTTCAAACTCCTTCTGGTGTGGCCCGTACACACAGGTTTGCAACTGAAAGAGTTGATCTCCCAGCACAAGAAGGAGAAAGGGTAACCATTGCTTGTGCTGCTCCTTCAAATGTTTATAGAGAGGTTGGACCCTTCAAGTTTAGTCCAAAGGACCCTAACCTCTACCCTGGAGAACCAATGTGCCTGACAAACCACAAAGATGGCCGGGAATCACAATTATTAAGAGCCCCTGCAAAAGATGGAAACTCGTCCTTACTTAATCCTGCCTTTCTCATTCCAATTCTCACTGTTCTGGCTGCTGGAGATGCTGCCTCAGGAATAATAGACCCAAGCTTGCCACAATTGCTTTCAGTTGCTGCTGTAGGATCACTTGCTGTTGGAGCAACTTTAAATGCTGTGATTTTTCCCCAATTGAATATG CTTCCTCAAAGATCGGTGGAAACAACTGCTATCAAGCAGCAACTTTTATCTCAGTACGATGTACTGCAGTCTCGCATCAGGGACCTAAAAGAAGCTGCTGAAAAAGAG GTTTGGATGTTGGCTCGCATGTGCCAATTGgataacaaaatttttgccATAGGAGAATCTTCTTATCG TGCCCGGAGAAGTAGAATCAAAAGGGTGCGAGAAGGCTTGGAGAATTCTCTAAGGGGAAGGATTGAACTCATTGATAGTTATGCAAGA ATCTCTTCAATGATTGAAATTGAGGTAGAAATGGACTCTGATGTTCTAGCTGCTGAAGCAGCAAGCAATGCA GAAACTATCGCTGAACAGATACAACAAATCATGGAGCTGGAGAATCTTGAAGAG AAATGGAAACTCCAAGCTGAAGCAAATGATGAGGCAGAAAAATTACTTAGTTCCCAATCCATACCAACAGAACAGATTTAG